In the genome of Phycisphaerae bacterium RAS1, one region contains:
- a CDS encoding Tetratricopeptide repeat protein — protein sequence MSAALADEAPQRTRVMVAGFAFEGGDARDGWIATAIEETLCWRLRKSPALQVAPRSWAEQSRRELQRGPGAEVRWEDVQRGLGAELWLSARVSGTADAVALQLSLQAVDGTASGHKASGGLLDVIDSATRWTLERLSAAPAEKPLSDLIFAPPARTPSALEYYARAVLAARAEKLDEAARDCRAALEYDNRFRPAIEMLAKLEMLGGPGPRRRAEARLASMLELARAAGDLLDRSSAEAALGLSQQLGGSYDGAMTRYESALALACESGDGFGQVNAMNSICDLLLVRRPPRVDNWSDEDLRAFRHAHVRRAIAWHELVLDGLRGLGDLTGEAPAAGKLAMLWRELGDADAEMAAFDRMLDVATRCGSQRSQAAAWMARGEHFQRLKQWEKAVEAMQKSLELSLDDARPAVQAALGRLYEAMGRPDDALSQYKLAYERLKDTDQFEGQLFCLRRTAELCMAAGRRDEALRALQEAVDLAHVLKLPDEKEMSQKLASWRAR from the coding sequence ATGAGCGCCGCGCTAGCTGACGAGGCGCCGCAGCGGACGCGCGTCATGGTGGCCGGTTTCGCATTCGAAGGCGGCGACGCGCGCGACGGGTGGATTGCAACCGCAATCGAAGAGACGCTCTGCTGGCGGCTGCGCAAGTCGCCGGCGCTGCAGGTCGCGCCGCGCAGCTGGGCGGAGCAGTCGCGGCGCGAGCTCCAGCGCGGACCGGGTGCCGAGGTGCGCTGGGAGGATGTGCAACGCGGCCTCGGCGCGGAGCTATGGCTCAGCGCCCGCGTGAGCGGAACCGCGGACGCGGTTGCCCTTCAGCTTTCGCTCCAGGCGGTCGACGGCACGGCAAGCGGGCACAAGGCGTCCGGCGGACTGCTTGACGTGATCGACTCCGCAACGCGCTGGACGCTCGAGCGCCTGTCCGCAGCGCCGGCGGAGAAGCCGCTCTCAGATCTGATCTTCGCCCCGCCGGCTCGCACGCCGAGCGCGCTCGAGTATTACGCGCGCGCGGTACTCGCGGCTCGGGCAGAGAAGCTGGACGAGGCGGCCCGTGACTGTCGCGCCGCGCTGGAGTACGACAATCGCTTTCGTCCCGCGATTGAGATGCTGGCCAAGCTGGAGATGCTCGGCGGTCCCGGGCCGAGGCGGCGGGCTGAGGCGCGGCTGGCTTCGATGCTGGAGCTGGCCCGCGCGGCCGGCGATCTTCTGGATCGATCTTCCGCGGAAGCGGCGCTGGGGCTGTCGCAGCAGCTCGGCGGCAGCTATGACGGCGCGATGACGCGCTACGAATCGGCGCTGGCGCTGGCCTGCGAGAGCGGCGATGGGTTCGGCCAGGTGAACGCGATGAACAGCATCTGTGATCTGCTGCTCGTGCGGCGCCCGCCGCGCGTTGACAATTGGAGCGATGAGGATCTGCGGGCCTTTCGGCATGCACACGTCCGCCGCGCGATCGCCTGGCACGAGCTGGTGCTCGATGGGCTGCGCGGGCTGGGCGACCTGACCGGAGAGGCGCCGGCCGCGGGCAAGCTGGCGATGCTGTGGCGCGAACTGGGCGACGCCGACGCGGAAATGGCCGCATTTGACCGCATGCTGGATGTGGCGACGCGCTGCGGCTCGCAGCGCAGCCAGGCGGCCGCGTGGATGGCCCGCGGCGAGCATTTTCAGCGGCTGAAGCAATGGGAGAAGGCCGTTGAAGCGATGCAGAAGTCGCTTGAGCTGTCGCTGGACGACGCGCGGCCCGCGGTTCAGGCGGCGCTCGGGCGGCTCTACGAAGCGATGGGACGGCCCGACGACGCGCTCAGCCAATACAAGCTGGCCTACGAGCGGTTGAAGGACACCGATCAGTTCGAGGGGCAGCTCTTCTGTCTGCGGCGCACCGCGGAACTGTGCATGGCGGCCGGGCGGCGGGACGAAGCACTGCGGGCGCTGCAGGAGGCAGTCGATCTGGCGCATGTGCTGAAGCTGCCGGACGAAAAGGAAATGTCGCAGAAGCTCGCGTCGTGGCGCGCGCGGTAG
- a CDS encoding Alpha-amylase precursor has translation MQVQRNYRILSVLLSAASIAPVFAGLPPRPVEDEVFYQIMPIAWRDSNNDAQRFGDFGGLTASLDYLENLGVTAVWLNPIFPSPAYHGYQHGDASQLNSWFGNEAGFLDFVSQAHARGIKVFLDLVCYGVSHNSPWFLSAFNHPESPYDTWLAFTNGANTSYQGYTYNSWNGSFVGFIHWDLRTAAARDLVTNWSRHWLDPNNDGDPSDGIDGYRLDHVWVQYGQGPDGWGYNLDDFWTPWKASLQQVNPDVFTFAEQHEWGSYGAEYLTAFDAAFTIPFMFSARDAVSQELAAGLYGTMGTAVSLRPADRNFLAILGNHDVDRVASAVGAVTGKHKLVAAILLTQPMPPVIYYGDELGMRGVKSTTNGSDANDIPMREPFKWNAVAGPPMSNYFVLNTSAYANRYERDNDGRSVQEQEGISGSLLEEYRALIAARHAHAALRRGSYTPVTSNSTRVWSFLRHVSGAESMLVAINLRGQTQNVTLDLSTMSIPGGSSTVRNILTNQFLSNITTANQSAYSLSLPAYGYVILANTLIPPALPASRVDGVNIPADLGQPALAATQNNATGLGDNQSELNQLFVRRESDGLIVGVTGNLAQDGTGFVLTFDSLAGGQNVLDTENVGDLPNGLAELHGLQFDAGFAPDRLYFINTFSAAIYVDAVTLPTGSGATKVYRGQGAVGDGDGLLSGGANPDGMQVAMNNSNTAGVTASSAAGAASATSGFELFVPYADLGIAFDPDAPIAVAAFVTQDDGSVSNQWLPGLGGGFGNLGLAPNLNAIAGEQYALAPAILIGDTNCDGSVNVLDINPFTLAISDPPAYAQQYPGCPIQSGDVNGDGDVDVLDINPFAALLVGK, from the coding sequence ATGCAGGTCCAGCGGAATTACCGCATTCTGTCGGTGCTTCTCTCCGCGGCGTCCATCGCGCCGGTTTTCGCCGGCCTCCCGCCGCGCCCGGTCGAGGACGAGGTCTTCTATCAGATCATGCCGATCGCGTGGCGCGACTCGAACAACGACGCCCAGCGTTTCGGCGATTTTGGCGGCCTGACGGCGTCGCTCGACTACCTGGAAAACCTCGGCGTGACGGCCGTCTGGCTCAATCCGATTTTCCCGTCTCCGGCGTATCACGGCTACCAGCACGGCGACGCCAGCCAACTGAACTCCTGGTTTGGAAATGAGGCCGGGTTCCTGGATTTCGTGAGCCAGGCGCACGCCCGCGGCATCAAGGTTTTCCTTGACCTGGTCTGTTACGGCGTGAGCCACAACTCCCCCTGGTTCTTGTCGGCCTTCAACCACCCGGAGAGTCCGTATGACACGTGGCTGGCCTTCACCAATGGAGCCAACACTTCGTATCAGGGATACACGTACAACTCGTGGAACGGCTCCTTCGTCGGCTTCATTCACTGGGACCTGCGCACCGCCGCCGCGCGCGATCTCGTAACGAACTGGTCACGGCACTGGCTCGACCCGAACAACGACGGCGATCCGTCCGACGGCATCGATGGTTACCGGCTGGATCATGTCTGGGTCCAATATGGCCAGGGGCCGGACGGCTGGGGATACAACCTCGACGATTTTTGGACTCCGTGGAAGGCGTCGCTGCAACAGGTAAATCCGGACGTGTTCACGTTCGCCGAGCAGCACGAATGGGGCAGCTACGGCGCCGAGTACCTGACGGCCTTCGACGCGGCCTTCACCATCCCGTTCATGTTCAGCGCTCGAGACGCGGTCTCGCAGGAGCTGGCGGCCGGACTGTACGGCACGATGGGCACGGCCGTCAGCCTGCGACCGGCCGATCGCAATTTCCTTGCCATTCTCGGAAATCACGACGTAGACCGCGTCGCGTCGGCCGTCGGCGCCGTCACCGGCAAGCACAAGCTGGTTGCCGCTATTCTGCTGACGCAGCCGATGCCGCCGGTGATCTACTACGGCGACGAGCTGGGGATGCGCGGCGTGAAATCGACGACGAACGGGTCGGACGCTAATGACATCCCGATGCGCGAGCCGTTCAAGTGGAACGCGGTGGCCGGGCCGCCGATGAGCAACTACTTCGTCCTGAACACGTCCGCCTACGCGAACCGATATGAACGCGACAACGACGGCCGTAGCGTTCAGGAGCAGGAGGGAATCTCCGGCTCGCTTCTGGAAGAATATCGCGCGCTGATCGCCGCCCGGCACGCCCACGCGGCCCTGCGGCGCGGCTCCTACACGCCCGTGACCAGCAACAGCACGCGCGTCTGGTCATTCCTGCGGCACGTGAGCGGCGCAGAGTCGATGCTCGTCGCCATCAACCTGCGCGGACAGACGCAGAATGTCACGCTCGACTTGTCGACCATGTCGATCCCCGGCGGTTCGAGCACGGTTCGCAACATCCTGACGAACCAATTCCTTTCGAATATCACCACCGCGAACCAGTCGGCTTACAGCCTGTCGCTGCCCGCGTACGGGTACGTCATCCTGGCCAATACGCTGATTCCGCCCGCGCTGCCCGCCAGCCGCGTGGACGGCGTGAATATTCCGGCCGATCTGGGACAACCCGCGCTGGCCGCGACGCAGAACAACGCCACCGGGCTGGGCGACAACCAGTCTGAATTGAACCAGCTTTTCGTGCGTCGCGAGAGCGACGGGCTGATTGTCGGTGTCACGGGCAACCTGGCGCAGGACGGCACCGGCTTCGTGCTGACGTTCGATTCGCTCGCGGGCGGACAAAACGTGCTGGATACCGAGAATGTCGGCGACCTGCCGAACGGCCTGGCCGAGCTGCACGGCTTACAGTTCGACGCCGGGTTTGCGCCGGATCGGCTCTATTTCATCAACACCTTCAGCGCCGCCATCTACGTGGACGCCGTGACGCTGCCCACCGGCAGCGGGGCGACGAAGGTCTATCGCGGGCAGGGCGCCGTCGGCGACGGCGACGGGTTGCTCAGCGGCGGCGCCAACCCCGACGGCATGCAGGTGGCCATGAACAACAGCAACACCGCCGGCGTCACCGCTTCTTCCGCGGCCGGCGCCGCGAGCGCCACCAGCGGCTTCGAGCTGTTCGTACCGTACGCCGACCTCGGGATCGCGTTTGACCCCGACGCGCCGATCGCCGTCGCCGCCTTTGTCACGCAGGACGACGGCAGCGTAAGCAATCAGTGGCTTCCGGGGCTCGGCGGCGGGTTCGGCAATCTCGGACTTGCGCCGAATCTCAATGCGATCGCCGGCGAGCAATACGCCTTGGCGCCGGCGATCCTGATCGGCGACACGAACTGCGACGGGAGCGTCAACGTGCTCGACATCAACCCGTTCACGCTCGCCATCAGCGATCCGCCCGCGTACGCGCAGCAGTATCCCGGCTGCCCGATTCAATCCGGCGACGTCAACGGCGACGGCGACGTGGACGTGCTGGATATCAATCCGTTCGCGGCGCTACTGGTCGGAAAGTGA
- the rpoE_9 gene encoding ECF RNA polymerase sigma-E factor translates to MTRPADEFVASDAELVRRAQAGDGGAFGELVMRYQDRVHNAIGRMCRAREDAMDLTQTAFAKALEALPRFEARANFYTWLFRIAVNLTLSHRRVARRAPASLDADCDDRPAALAAASDEEGPAEQMERHEMLSRLEAALAALDAEFRVAVVLKDIEGMDYAAIADVLDVPIGTVKSRIHRGRSMLHELLVGEDATKRRAGGT, encoded by the coding sequence GTGACCCGGCCGGCAGACGAATTCGTCGCCAGCGATGCTGAACTCGTTCGCCGCGCCCAAGCGGGCGACGGCGGCGCGTTCGGCGAGCTGGTGATGCGGTACCAGGACCGCGTCCATAACGCGATCGGCCGCATGTGCCGTGCCCGGGAAGACGCGATGGACTTGACGCAGACGGCGTTCGCGAAGGCGCTCGAGGCGCTGCCGCGCTTCGAGGCGCGGGCGAACTTCTACACCTGGCTCTTTCGCATCGCCGTCAACCTGACACTTTCGCATCGGCGCGTTGCACGCCGCGCACCGGCCTCGCTCGACGCGGATTGCGACGATCGGCCGGCGGCACTGGCGGCGGCGAGCGATGAAGAGGGGCCGGCGGAGCAGATGGAGCGCCACGAGATGCTCAGCCGGCTGGAAGCCGCGCTGGCGGCGCTGGACGCGGAGTTCCGCGTCGCGGTGGTGCTGAAGGACATTGAGGGCATGGACTACGCGGCGATCGCGGACGTGCTGGACGTGCCGATCGGAACGGTGAAGAGCCGCATTCATCGCGGCCGGTCGATGTTGCATGAGTTGCTCGTTGGCGAGGATGCCACGAAACGGAGAGCAGGCGGAACGTGA
- a CDS encoding Radical SAM superfamily protein, translated as MKIVVAVLADFVASFLGHASRLASELAGRSVIEHTLRRALRVEGATGVALIVTPRDRAAAEAALRASGLESRVQLADIDDGRRPRRGLLRSARKWNLSSWRGGPLGATWFDEFAEPAIAARVLDHFRCEGALLLDGHQAAFDPLLASRMIAHQHEHDAEAPFVFTQAPPGLAGVLLRRGVVRDLLTSDIPLGLLLSYRPEISGGDLITRPACMQIEARVAECSARLTADTRRGLELLERALTELGLDADAVALCAWSSRAGNDRAGPLPIEVEIELTTDDPLPETTLLPRGARVSRRMMDDLSIIDTAARELAQYDDRLIFLAGCGDPMLHPRFADVCRRIRAAGVCGLGVETALLDAPAESVEALFESKVDVLQVRLDAASRETYRRVHGVDRFDQVIRNLELVEEQRRLRSSPQPLIVPSFTRHAATLAELEAFVDRWIHLCGSAVVRGYDTFNGRLPPDTLLPVVPPVRGPCRRLDGRLAIFANADIPLCSRHIAGEVCLGSAVDGLRGVWGGARLSEARRVWSGEFTGFPVCRDCREWFRP; from the coding sequence ATGAAAATCGTCGTCGCCGTTCTTGCCGATTTTGTCGCGAGTTTCCTGGGACACGCGTCGCGGCTGGCGAGCGAGCTCGCCGGCCGTAGCGTAATTGAGCACACGCTGCGGCGAGCGCTGCGCGTGGAAGGAGCGACGGGCGTCGCGCTGATCGTGACGCCGCGGGACCGCGCGGCGGCGGAGGCGGCGCTTCGCGCAAGCGGACTGGAATCGCGCGTTCAACTGGCGGACATCGACGACGGCCGCCGTCCGCGGCGCGGGTTGCTGCGCTCGGCGCGGAAGTGGAACCTCTCATCCTGGCGCGGCGGCCCGCTCGGGGCGACATGGTTCGATGAGTTTGCCGAACCGGCGATCGCGGCGCGCGTGCTCGACCATTTCCGATGCGAGGGCGCGCTGCTGCTCGACGGACATCAGGCGGCTTTCGATCCGCTGCTCGCAAGCCGGATGATCGCGCACCAGCACGAACACGACGCCGAGGCGCCCTTCGTCTTCACGCAGGCGCCGCCGGGACTGGCGGGCGTGCTGCTGCGGCGCGGGGTCGTGCGTGATTTGCTGACAAGCGACATCCCGCTGGGGCTGCTTCTGTCGTACCGGCCGGAGATTTCCGGCGGCGATCTGATCACGCGGCCGGCGTGCATGCAGATCGAGGCGCGCGTCGCGGAGTGCAGCGCACGCCTGACCGCCGACACGCGCCGCGGACTGGAGCTGCTTGAACGAGCGCTGACGGAGCTGGGTCTGGACGCGGACGCGGTGGCCCTGTGCGCCTGGAGCAGCCGGGCCGGCAATGACCGCGCCGGGCCGCTGCCCATCGAAGTGGAAATCGAGCTGACAACGGATGACCCGCTGCCGGAGACGACGCTGCTGCCGCGCGGGGCGCGCGTATCGCGGCGGATGATGGATGACCTTTCGATCATCGACACGGCTGCGCGGGAGCTGGCGCAGTACGACGATCGCCTGATCTTCCTGGCAGGCTGCGGCGACCCGATGCTCCACCCACGCTTCGCCGACGTGTGCCGCAGGATTCGCGCCGCCGGCGTCTGCGGACTGGGCGTCGAGACGGCGCTTTTGGACGCACCGGCGGAGAGTGTCGAGGCCTTGTTTGAGTCGAAGGTGGACGTGCTGCAGGTGCGACTCGACGCGGCGTCGCGGGAGACGTATCGGCGGGTGCATGGCGTGGATCGGTTCGACCAGGTTATCCGCAACCTGGAACTGGTCGAAGAGCAGCGTCGGCTGCGCAGCAGTCCGCAGCCGCTGATCGTTCCCAGCTTCACGCGGCACGCGGCGACGTTGGCGGAGCTGGAGGCGTTCGTTGATCGCTGGATTCATCTGTGTGGGTCGGCGGTCGTACGCGGCTACGACACGTTCAATGGCCGGCTTCCGCCAGATACGCTTCTGCCGGTTGTGCCGCCGGTGCGCGGCCCGTGCCGCCGGCTCGATGGTCGGCTGGCTATTTTTGCAAACGCAGATATCCCGTTGTGCAGTCGGCACATCGCCGGTGAGGTGTGCTTGGGCTCGGCGGTAGATGGCCTGCGGGGCGTGTGGGGCGGCGCCAGGCTGTCTGAGGCTCGGCGAGTGTGGAGTGGGGAATTCACCGGATTCCCGGTTTGCCGGGATTGTCGAGAGTGGTTTCGGCCGTAG